CCCTCAGCCGGCGCGGCCGGTGGCCGGGTCGCGGTCGGTGAGGCAGTAGACCTGCCCGCCCGGCGCGGTGAGCACGGTCCAGTGGTCGCGGACGGCCTCGAGCCGGGCGCCGAGCCGCACGTGCTGCGCCACGTCAGCCGTGCGGTCGGCGGTCGCGAGGTCGACGTGGGCGCGCACCGTCCCGTCGGGCTCGTCGAGGCGCTGCAGCAGCAGGCGGAGCATGCCGTACTCGACCAGTCGGACGAACGCGGGCGACGGCCCCTGCTGCGGACCGCGCCCGGTGAGGTCGGCCCAGAAGGCGATCTCGGCGTCCCACTGGCGGGAGGGCACGTCGAGGCACACCTGGTCGAGGATCGTGGCGCCGTCGCGCACCAGTCGCGGCTCGCCGTCCACGAGCGTGTGGCAGAACGCGAGGCCGCCGGGGGAGCGCATCACCTCCACGTCGTGGTAGGTCCAGGCCGGCGTCGCGCCCAGCGAGGTCGCGCGGGCCACGGCCGCCGACCGGTCGGACGAGTCGAGGTCGAGGTGCACGCCCGCCGGGGCGTCGACGGCCTGCACCCTGACGTACGCCGCACCCGACGCAGGCACCAGGGTGAGGAACTGGCCGTCCTCCCCGCGCCGCTCGGACGGCGTCCACCCGGTCACGGCGGACCAGAACCGCACGGTCTCGTCGAACGCGCTCGCGGGCGTGTCGAGGAAGACCTGGATCCACGCCGTCATGTCGGTCATCCTGCCACCGGGGGCGAGTAGCGTCGGCGTCATGCGCACGTCGACGACCGAGGACGAGGCCGCCTGGCCCGCCGTGACCACGCCCGATCAGCTCGAAGACCTGGTGGGACGACCGGGGGAGCGCGCGCGCACCAAGGAGCGCGCACGGCTGAGCGACATCGACCGCGCCTGGCTCGCGGCGTCGCCGTTCTGCGTGCTCGCCACCGCCGACGCCGACGGACGCTGCGACGCCAGCCCGAAGGGCGACCCGGCCGGCACGCTCGTGCACGTCGTGGACGACGCGACCATCGCGATCGCCGAGCGTCCGGGCAACCGACGCGTCGACGGCTACCGCAACGTGCTGGCCAACCCCCACGTCGGCCTGGTGTTCGTCGTGCCCGGGCGCGGCGACACGCTGCGCATCAACGGTCGCGCGCGCCTGGTGTCCGACGCGCCGTTCTTCGACGCCCTCGCGGTGCGGGGTCGCCGCCCGGTGCTGGCGATGGTCGTGGAGATCGAGACTGTCTTCTTCCACTGCTCCAAGGCGTTCCGGCGTGCGCAGCTGTGGGAGCCCGGCACGTGGGACCCCGAGCAGGTGCCGCCGCGCGCGGTCATCGCCCACGAGCTCGAGCCGGTCGCCGGCCAGGGGCTCGCCGAGCTCGAGGACTACTACCGCCCGGCCAACTACGACAAGGGGCTCTACTGATGAGCGACTTCCCACCCGTCGTGCCGCACCTGCTGCACACCGTCCTCGACGCGGTCGACGTTCGCCAGGAGTCGGAGTTCTGGCGCGGCCTGCTCGGCCTGGCCTACCGAGCCGGCGACGAGCCCCCGGACGACGGGTCGGACGACGACGCCGACTGGGTGGTGCTCACCCACCCCGACGGACACCGCGCCCTGGCGATCCAGCAGGTCGACGCCCTCCCGCCGAGCCGCTGGCCCGAGCCGGGACATCCGGCGGTGTCGCACCTCGACACGACCGTGCCGTCGGTGTCGGCCCTGGACGCCGTGCACGACCTGGTGCTCGAGCTCGGAGGTGAGCCGCGCCTGGACCGCACCGACGACGAGGAGGAGCCGCTGCGGGCCTACGCCAGCCCCGCGGGGCACGTGTTTTGCGTGCTCGTCTCCTGACGTACGCCTGATCCGCCGGCAGGACGTCATGAGGACGCCCGGTCGGGACCGGGGACTCCCATGACGTTTGGAGGTGGGAGGGCGCGCCGCCCGTCAGGCCAGGCCGAGCGCCCTCGCTTCCTCCCAGAGGTCGTCGCGCACGCTCGGGTGGGCGGCGTGCTCGATGAGGTTGCGCGCCTGCTCGCGCTCGCTGCGCCCCCACATCCACGCCACGCCCTGCTCGGTGACCACCGCCCCGTGCTGGAGCGAGGTGACCGGCTCGTCGACGAGCGGCACGATCGTCGACACGTCCGCGCGCGGGTGCCAGCTGCGCAGCGCCATGAACGCCCGCCCGCCCGGGGAGTGGCTGGCGCCGACGGTGAAGTCGGTCTGGCCGCCGAACCCGCTGTGGATCCGGGCGCCGATCCGCGACGCGTTGGCCTGGTCGAACAGGTCGACCTGCAGAGCGGTGTTGATCGACGTCATCGCCGGCTGCTGGGCGATGACGGCGGGGGAGTTGGTCGTCTCGGTGCGCAGCATCAGCACCCGCGGGTTGTCGTCCACCCACGCGTACAGCTCGCTGCTGCCGAACACGAACGACGTGCGCACGGGGGTGGCGGTGTCGAGCGCTCCTGCCTCCTCCAGCACCAGGACGCCGTCGCTGAACATCTCGGTCCACACCTTGAGGCCGCGGCGCTCGAGCACTCCGGCGATCGTGGCGTCCGGCACCTCGCCGATGCCGGCCTGCAGGGTCGCGCCGTCGCCGATCTCGGCGGCCACCAGCGACCCGATCAGGCGGGCGTCCTCGCTCGGTGGGCGGGCCACGTGGGTCGTCAGGGCGACGTCGACCTCGACGCCGAGGTCGAGGTCGTCCACCGACACGACGGCGTCGCCGAAGGTCCACGGCATCCGGGGGTTGAGCTGGGCGACGACCAGGGCGCCGCGCTCGCGGGCCGCCTCGATCGCGGCCGGGAGCACGTTGACCTCCAGTCCCAGCGAGACCTGGCCGTCGCGTGGTGTGGTCGTGTGCACCACGACCACGTCGGGCGCGAGCGGGCCGTGGAAGAGCCGCGGGACCATCGAGAGCCGGCACGGCACGTAGGCCAGCCGAGGGTGCCGGCGGAAACCGGGCCCCACGAACGTCGTCTCGGGCACCACGCCGTCGTGGATCGGGACGTCGGGCTGGGCGTTGAGGGCGTGGAGGCGGGCCTGCGGCAGCTCCGCCAGCAGCGGGCCGAGGAGGGTGACCGGAGTGGCGTGGTTGCCGCTGGTCACCACCCGCGGACTCCCGAGCGGGGCACAGTGCTCCCGCACCTCGCGGACGGCCTGGTCGATCTCGACGATGCGCATGGCCACAGCGTGGCAGCCCGGCGCCCCTGCTCACGGGGCCGACCGGCCCGTCGTGGTGAGACCTTGGTCATCAGGTGGGTCCGGCCCGCCTCCCGACCGGCCTCCCGACCCGCCGTCGGACTGGCCCGCACACGGTGTCTCGACAGGCCGGCACGATGCCGCAGGCACGTGATCTCGCTGGTAGGGTCGGCGACGGCTCGAACATCCTTTAACGATCCGTCCCGTGAGGCGGAGAAGGAGGTACGGCATGGCTCTGCCTGCCCCAGCGCTCTTGGTCCTCGAGGACGGGCGCACCTTTCGCGGTGAGTCGTTCGGAGCCGAGGGCGAGACCTTCGGCGAGGCGGTCTTCTCCACCGGCATGTCCGGCTACCAGGAGACGCTGACCGACCCCAGCTACCACCGCCAGGTCGTCGTGATGACGGCCCCGCACGTCGGCAACACCGGCATGAACGACGAGGACGTCGAGTCCTCGCGCATCTGGGTCGCCGGCTACGTCGTGCGCGACCCCGCCCGGGTGCCGAGCAGCTGGCGCAGCGTGCGCACCCTGGACGACGACCTGCGCGCACAGGGCGTGGTGGGCATCAGCGGCGTCGACACCCGCGCGCTGACCCGCCACCTGCGCGAGCGGGGCGCGATGCGCGTGGGCATCTCGACGACAGAGACCGACCCGCAGCGCCTGCTCGACCGGGTGCGGGAGTCGGCGCAGATGAGCGGCGCCAACCTCAGTGAGGCCGTCACCACCGCGGAGCCCTACGTCGTCCCCGCGGTGGGCGAGAAGCGCTTCACGGTCGCCGCCGTCGACCTCGGGATCAAGGCCAACACCCCGCGGATGATGAGCGAGCGCGGCATCGAGGTGCACGTGCTGCCGGCCACCGCCGGCATCGACGACGTCCTCGCCGTCGCCCCCGACGGGCTCTTCTTCTCCAACGGTCCCGGTGACCCGGCCGCCACCACCGGCCAGGTCCGGCTGCTGCAGGACGCGCTGCGCGCCGGCGTGCCCTACTTCGGCATCTGCTTCGGCAACCAGCTCTTCGGCCGCGCGCTCGGCTTCGGCACCTACAAGCTGAAGTACGGCCACCGCGGCATCAACCAGCCGGTGATGGACCGCACCACCGGCAAGGTGGAGGTCACCGCCCACAACCACGGCTTCGCGGTCGACGCACCGCTCGAGGGCTCGACGACGACCGAGTTCGGCGAGGCGTCGGTCAGCCACGTGTGCCTCAACGACGACGTCGTCGAGGGGCTCGAGCTGCGCGACGCCGACGGCCGGCTCGTCAGCTTCTCCGTGCAGTACCACCCCGAGGCGGCCGCGGGCCCGCACGACGCCGCCTACCTCTTCGACCGGTTCTGCGACCTGATGGCCGACGTCAGCTCCCAGCGGCCCCAGCGGAAGGACGCCTGACATGCCCAAGCGCACGGACATCGAGAGCGTCCTGGTCATCGGCTCCGGGCCGATCATCATCGGCCAGGCGGCGGAGTTCGACTACTCCGGCACCCAGGCCTGCCGCGTGCTGCGCGAGGAGGGCCTGCGGGTCATCCTGGTCAACTCCAACCCGGCCACGATCATGACCGACCCGGAGTTCGCCGACGCGACCTACGTCGAGCCGATCACCCCCGACTACGTCGAGAAGGTGATCGCCAAGGAGCGTCCCGACGCCCTGCTGGCCACCCTCGGCGGGCAGACCGCGCTCAACTGCGCGATGGCCCTCGACAAGGCCGGCGTGCTGGAGAAGTACGGCGTGGAGCTGATCGGCGCCTCGATCGAGGCGATCGAGCGCGGGGAGAACCGCCAGCAGTTCAAGAAGATCGTCGAGCAGCTCGGCGGCGAGTCGGCGCGCAGCGTCATCTGCCACTCGATCGACGACCTGCTCGCCGCCGCCGACGACCTGGGCTACCCCATGGTGGTCCGCCCGTCGTTCACCATGGGCGGCACCGGCTCCGGCATGGCGTACGACGAGGCCGACCTGCGCCGCATCGGCGGGGCCGGACTGGCGGCCAGCCCGACCACCGAGGTGCTCCTCGAGGAGTCGATCCTCGGCTGGAAGGAGTACGAGCTCGAGGTGATGCGCGACGGCGCCGACAACAGCGTCATCGTCTGCTCCATCGAGAACCTCGACCCGATGGGGGTCCACACCGGCGACTCGATCACCGTCGCGCCGGCGATGACGCTCACCGACCGTGAGTACCAGGCGATGCGCGACCTCGCGATCGGCATCATCCGCGCCGTCGGCGTCGACACCGGCGGCTGCAACATCCAGTACGCCGTCAATCCGGCGGACGGCCGGCTGATCGTCATCGAGATGAACCCCCGGGTCTCGCGGTCCTCCGCGCTGGCGTCCAAGGCCACCGGCTTCCCCATCGCCAAGATCGCGGCCAAGGTCGCCATCGGCTACACCCTCGACGAGATCCGCAACGACATCACCCAGGAGACCCCCGCGTCCTTCGAGCCCACGCTCGACTACGTCGTGGTCAAGGTGCCGCGCTTCGCCTTCGAGAAGTTCCCCGAGGCCGACCCGACGCTGACCACCCACATGAAGTCGGTCGGCGAGGCGATGGCCATCGGGCGCAACTTCACCGAGGCGCTGCAGAAGGCGCTGCGGTCGCTGGAGAGCAGCCACGCGCCGTTCGACTGGCACAAGGAGTTCGTCGAGCTCGACAAGGCGGCGCTGCTCGAGGAGATCAGGGTCCCGCACGACGGTCGGCTCAAGAAGGTGATGGACGCGATCCGCGCCGGCGCGACGGCCGAGGAGATCTTCGAGGCCACCGCCATCGACCCGTGGTTCGTCGACCAGCTCGCGCTGATCAACGAGGTCGCGGTGGAGCTCATCGAGGCCACCGAGCTGACCCCCGGCCTGCTCCGCCTCGCCAAGCGCCACGGCTTCTCCGACGAGCAGGTCGGCAAGATCCGCGGCCTCAGCGCCGACGTCGTGCGCGGCGTACGCCATGCGCTCGGCATCCGGCCCGTGTTCAAGACCGTGGACACCTGCGCCGCCGAGTTCGCCGCGCGCACGCCCTACCACTACTCGTCCTACGACGAGGAGACCGAGGTGCGGCCCCGCACGGAGGGCAAGGAGGCGGTGATCATCCTCGGCTCGGGTCCCAACCGGATCGGCCAGGGCATCGAGTTCGACTACAGCTGCGTCCACGCCTCCCTCGCGCTGGCAGAGGCCGGCTACGAGACGATCATGGTCAACTGCAACCCCGAGACGGTGAGCACCGACTACGACACCTCCGACCGGCTCTACTTCGAGCCGCTCACGCTGGAGGACGTCCTCGAGATCGTCCACGCCGAGCAGCTGGCGGGCCCGGTCGCCGGCGTGGTGTGCCAGCTGGGCGGCCAGACTCCGCTCGGCCTGGCGCAGGGCCTCGCCGACGCCGGCGTGCCGATCGTCGGCACCACGCCGGAGGCGATCCACCTCGCCG
The sequence above is drawn from the Nocardioides sp. zg-1228 genome and encodes:
- a CDS encoding acetyl-CoA hydrolase/transferase C-terminal domain-containing protein, whose protein sequence is MRIVEIDQAVREVREHCAPLGSPRVVTSGNHATPVTLLGPLLAELPQARLHALNAQPDVPIHDGVVPETTFVGPGFRRHPRLAYVPCRLSMVPRLFHGPLAPDVVVVHTTTPRDGQVSLGLEVNVLPAAIEAARERGALVVAQLNPRMPWTFGDAVVSVDDLDLGVEVDVALTTHVARPPSEDARLIGSLVAAEIGDGATLQAGIGEVPDATIAGVLERRGLKVWTEMFSDGVLVLEEAGALDTATPVRTSFVFGSSELYAWVDDNPRVLMLRTETTNSPAVIAQQPAMTSINTALQVDLFDQANASRIGARIHSGFGGQTDFTVGASHSPGGRAFMALRSWHPRADVSTIVPLVDEPVTSLQHGAVVTEQGVAWMWGRSEREQARNLIEHAAHPSVRDDLWEEARALGLA
- a CDS encoding MSMEG_1061 family FMN-dependent PPOX-type flavoprotein, which produces MRTSTTEDEAAWPAVTTPDQLEDLVGRPGERARTKERARLSDIDRAWLAASPFCVLATADADGRCDASPKGDPAGTLVHVVDDATIAIAERPGNRRVDGYRNVLANPHVGLVFVVPGRGDTLRINGRARLVSDAPFFDALAVRGRRPVLAMVVEIETVFFHCSKAFRRAQLWEPGTWDPEQVPPRAVIAHELEPVAGQGLAELEDYYRPANYDKGLY
- the carA gene encoding glutamine-hydrolyzing carbamoyl-phosphate synthase small subunit is translated as MALPAPALLVLEDGRTFRGESFGAEGETFGEAVFSTGMSGYQETLTDPSYHRQVVVMTAPHVGNTGMNDEDVESSRIWVAGYVVRDPARVPSSWRSVRTLDDDLRAQGVVGISGVDTRALTRHLRERGAMRVGISTTETDPQRLLDRVRESAQMSGANLSEAVTTAEPYVVPAVGEKRFTVAAVDLGIKANTPRMMSERGIEVHVLPATAGIDDVLAVAPDGLFFSNGPGDPAATTGQVRLLQDALRAGVPYFGICFGNQLFGRALGFGTYKLKYGHRGINQPVMDRTTGKVEVTAHNHGFAVDAPLEGSTTTEFGEASVSHVCLNDDVVEGLELRDADGRLVSFSVQYHPEAAAGPHDAAYLFDRFCDLMADVSSQRPQRKDA
- a CDS encoding VOC family protein is translated as MSDFPPVVPHLLHTVLDAVDVRQESEFWRGLLGLAYRAGDEPPDDGSDDDADWVVLTHPDGHRALAIQQVDALPPSRWPEPGHPAVSHLDTTVPSVSALDAVHDLVLELGGEPRLDRTDDEEEPLRAYASPAGHVFCVLVS
- a CDS encoding VOC family protein, with protein sequence MTAWIQVFLDTPASAFDETVRFWSAVTGWTPSERRGEDGQFLTLVPASGAAYVRVQAVDAPAGVHLDLDSSDRSAAVARATSLGATPAWTYHDVEVMRSPGGLAFCHTLVDGEPRLVRDGATILDQVCLDVPSRQWDAEIAFWADLTGRGPQQGPSPAFVRLVEYGMLRLLLQRLDEPDGTVRAHVDLATADRTADVAQHVRLGARLEAVRDHWTVLTAPGGQVYCLTDRDPATGRAG
- the carB gene encoding carbamoyl-phosphate synthase large subunit; protein product: MPKRTDIESVLVIGSGPIIIGQAAEFDYSGTQACRVLREEGLRVILVNSNPATIMTDPEFADATYVEPITPDYVEKVIAKERPDALLATLGGQTALNCAMALDKAGVLEKYGVELIGASIEAIERGENRQQFKKIVEQLGGESARSVICHSIDDLLAAADDLGYPMVVRPSFTMGGTGSGMAYDEADLRRIGGAGLAASPTTEVLLEESILGWKEYELEVMRDGADNSVIVCSIENLDPMGVHTGDSITVAPAMTLTDREYQAMRDLAIGIIRAVGVDTGGCNIQYAVNPADGRLIVIEMNPRVSRSSALASKATGFPIAKIAAKVAIGYTLDEIRNDITQETPASFEPTLDYVVVKVPRFAFEKFPEADPTLTTHMKSVGEAMAIGRNFTEALQKALRSLESSHAPFDWHKEFVELDKAALLEEIRVPHDGRLKKVMDAIRAGATAEEIFEATAIDPWFVDQLALINEVAVELIEATELTPGLLRLAKRHGFSDEQVGKIRGLSADVVRGVRHALGIRPVFKTVDTCAAEFAARTPYHYSSYDEETEVRPRTEGKEAVIILGSGPNRIGQGIEFDYSCVHASLALAEAGYETIMVNCNPETVSTDYDTSDRLYFEPLTLEDVLEIVHAEQLAGPVAGVVCQLGGQTPLGLAQGLADAGVPIVGTTPEAIHLAEERGAFGRVLADAGLPAPKHGTATSYPQAHRIAHEIGYPVLVRPSYVLGGRGMEIVYDDAALEAYLAKYVANGLINERQPVLVDRFLDDAVEIDVDAIFDGDELFLGGVMEHIEEAGIHSGDSSCALPPITLGREEVERIRRSTDAIARGLGVRGLLNIQFALASDVLYVLEANPRASRTVPFVSKATATPLAKAAARVMLGESIADLRAAGVLPAEGDGGHLPDGSPIAVKEAVMPFDRFKTADGRTVDALLGPEMRSTGEVMGFDAFFGTAFAKAQAAAYGSLPLSGKVFVSVANRDKRHMIFPVKQIADMGFEILATAGTAEVLRRNGVQATVVRKQSEGEGPGGERTIVGLIRDREVDLVINTPHGATSGGSPRADGYDIRTAAVITDIPCITTIQGLGAAVQGLEAMRRGDIGVRSLQDWAALSAERNA